One Drechmeria coniospora strain ARSEF 6962 chromosome 01, whole genome shotgun sequence genomic region harbors:
- a CDS encoding neutral trehalase, whose product MAPTAHRLERRSDDLGIYDDAKTYYSSDERHATSSGARSRTLSQVSEPPPSGPPPRAPGASSPRQPRQVPPPSRRRRPADETAADEKGTSDGRRFLIDVDATLQSLQDQEDTDGNMQITIEDNGPKVLSLRTAASAGHNRFDVRGTYMLSNLLQELTLAKEYGRKQIILDEGRLNENPVSRLSRLIRDHFWDGLTRRIDASTIEIAARDPKDWTDDPRPRIYVPVGAPEQYEYYKKVAADRPEIRLDVRLLPEDITAEKIRDMNDKPGLLAVAVEKEVDADGETTLRGLPFVVPGGRFNELYGWDSYMESLGLLVHDRVDLAKSMVVNFCFCIEHYGKILNATRSYYLGRSQPPFLTDMALRVYDKIRHEDDADEFLRRSILAAIKEYHSVWTGKVRLDPATGLSRYCPEGLGVPPETEAGHFVHVLDPYVRKHGMTFDDFVRAYNAREIDEPALDDYFMHDRAVRESGHDTTYRFEGVCAHLATVDLNSLLYKYETDIARTIRAVFHDKLVVPAEFCAGTPYEPGEALSSAAWDRRAKRRKLTMDRLMWDDDEGMFFDYNMADRKRCSYESATTFWAMWAGVASPKQAADMVKKGLPRFEAFGGLLSGTERSRGEVGLERPNRQWDFPYGWAPQQMLAWTGLLRYGFTDEAERLAYKWLFMITKAFVDFNGVVVEKYDVTRPVDPHRVDAEYGNQGLDFQGVAKEGFGWVNASYVYGMQIVNAHMRRALGTLTPYPTFMRAVEQTNERALADLPSPLVWLSPVRMSMGAHEQHDSMRFGRARAVSCRGRAGVDATAEPALRTATALPSTTYDTKPPTIRSHLRYVVMLGAAVFGLPAYDPVKFRAVPRSESSKGGWMDGGMDVRKRRGRCTWLAVTVRPSCRWYGTEYLLGMGRHGALY is encoded by the exons ATGGCGCCCACCGCCCAccgcctcgagcgccgcTCCGACGACCTGGGCATATACGACGATGCCAAGACGTACTACTCCTCGGACGAGCGACACGCGACCAGCTCGGGCGCCCGGAGCCGAACCTTGTCGCAGGTGAGCGAGCCTCCGCCGTccggcccgccgcc ACGGGCTCCCGGAGCCTCATCGCCGCGGCAGCCACGGCAGGTGCCGCCCCcgagccgacgtcgacgtcccgCTGACGAGACAGCTGCAGACGAAAAGGGCACctccgacggccgccgtttcctcatcgacgtcgacgcgacCCTCCAGAGCCTCCAGGACCAGGAGGACACCGACGGCAACATGCAAATCACCATCGAGGACAACGGACCCAAGGTCCTCTCCCTGcgcaccgccgcctcggccggccacAACCGCTTCGACGTCCGCGGCACCTACATGCTCTCCAACCTGCTGCAGGAGCTCACCCTGGCCAAGGAGTACGGCCGCAAGCAgatcatcctcgacgagggccgccTCAACGAGAACCCTGTGAGCCGCCTGTCGCGTCTCATCCGCGACCACTTCTGGGACGGCCTGACGAGGCGCATCGACGCCTCGACCATCGAGATCGCCGCGAGGGACCCCAAGGACTGGACCGACGACCCCCGGCCGCGCATCTACGTGCCCGTCGGCGCGCCCGagcagtacgagtactacAAAAAGGTGGCGGCCGACCGGCCCGAGATTCGCCTCGACGTCCGCCTGCTGCCCGAGGACATCACGGCCGAGAAGATCCGCGACATGAACGACAAGCcgggcctcctcgccgtcgccgtcgagaaggaggtcgacgccgacggcgagacgacgcTCCGCGGCCTGCCCTTTGTCGTCCCCGGCGGCCGCTTCAACGAGCTCTACGGCTGGGACAGCTACATGGAGtcgctcggcctgctcgtccacgaccgcgtcgacctcgccaagTCCATGGTGGTCAACTTTTGCTTCTGCATCGAGCACTACGGCAAGATCCTCAACGCCACGCGGTCCTACTACCTCGGCCGCTCGCAGCCGCCCTTCCTCACCGACATGGCCCTCCGCGTCTACGACAAGATCcggcacgaggacgacgccgacgagttcCTGCGCCgctccatcctcgccgccatcaaggAGTACCACAGCGTCTGGACCGGCAAGGTCCGCCTCGACCCCGCCACGGGCCTGTCCCGCTACTGCCCCGAGGGCCTGGGCGTGCCTCccgagaccgaggccggccaCTTCGTCCACGTGCTCGACCCCTACGTCCGCAAGCACGGCATGACGTTTGACGACTTTGTGCGCGCCTACAACGCCCGCGAGATCGACGAGCCGGCCCTCGACGACTACTTCATGCACGACCGCGCCGTCCGCGAGTCCGGCCACGACACGACCTACCGCTTCGAGGGCGTCTGCGCCCacctcgccaccgtcgacctcAACTCGCTGCTCTACAAGTACGAGACGGACATTGCCCGCACCATCCGCGCCGTCTTCCACGACAAGCTCGTCGTCCCCGCCGAGTTCTGCGCCGGCACGCCCTACGAGCCCGGCGAGGccctctcctcggccgcctgggATCGGAGGGCGAAGCGGCGCAAGCTCACCATGGACAGGCTCATgtgggacgacgacgagggcatgTTCTTCGACTACAACATGGCCGACCGGAAGCGGTGCTCGTACGAGAGCGCCACCACCTTCTGGGCCATGTGGGCCGGCGTCGCCTCGCCCAAGCAGGCCGCCGACATGGTCAAGAAGGGGCTGCCCAGGTTCGAGGCCTTTGGGGGCCTGCTGTCCGGCACGGAAAGGTCGCGGGGCGAGGTCGGGCTCGAGCGGCCCAACCGGCAGTGGGACTTTCCCTACGGCTGGGCGCCGCAGCAGATGCTTGCCTGGACCGGCCTGCTGCGCTACGGCTtcaccgacgaggccgagcggcTCGCCTACAAGTGGCTCTTCATGATCACCaaggcctttgtcgactTTAACGGCGTCGTGGTGGAAAAGTACGACGTGACGCGGCCCGTGGATCCTCACCGGGTAGATGCCGAGTACGGGAACCAGGGTCTCGACTTTCAGGGCGTCGCCAAGGAGGG CTTCGGTTGGGTCAACGCGAGCTACGTCTACGGCATGCAGATTGTCAACGCCCACATGAGGCGAGCGCTGGGGACGCTGACGCCGTACCCGACCTTTATgagggccgtcgagcagaCCAACGAGCGAGCGCTGGCGgacttgccgtcgcc CCTTGTGTGGCTGTCGCCTGTGCGCATGAGCATGGGCGCGCACGAGCAGCATGATTCCATGCGCTTCGGACGTGCCCGTGCCGTTTCATGCCGTGGCCGCGCCGGGGTCGATGCGACCGCTGAGCCGGCGCTTCGTACGGCGACTGCTCTTCCGTCGACCACCTACGATACGAAGCCACCTACGATACGAAGCCACCTACGATACGTTGTCATGTTGGGTGCTGCCGTCTTTGGGCT GCCAGCCTACGACCCGGTCAAGTTCCGAGCTGTGCCTCGCTCAGAATCGAGCAAaggcggatggatggacggaggGATGGATGTGCGCAAGCGCCGTGGCCGCTGTACTTGGCTGGCTGTGACCGTCCGACCCAGCTGCCGTTGGTACGGGACCGAGTACCTGCTTGGCATGGGCCGACACGGAGCTCTTTACTAG
- a CDS encoding pre-rRNA processing protein Utp22, producing the protein MESSLKRRKIEHPGSGLRHDGLIDFSSRTSLQVSTSSNFILQTDELLKSVRLDVNKTLEHCNGHIYRVKEIIDSIEPHEGLPVSCSPKRFPAISALQQVLTGHTFKISKATSMLEKKHQVFVPYPDPRPSSDAPYKVAYSKPSQINVVGSYVSKTMVKTQPSLAVDMVVQMPRSLFQDKDFMDMRYYYRRAYYIAYIAASLRKEGMAESMDLTFECLNENPLLPLVVLRPKQAVDSAKENGAEPDAKSNKKSRKKATYSIRIIPCAPDRLFPWAKLAPVSKCNRAGEGDESTAKSMATPFYNSTLNAEGTFIQYLRLLTNAANECPAFADACILGRIWLQQRGFGGNISQGGFGHFEWAAIVALLLQMGGRKGQAALSTSLSSVELFKAVVQFISTTDFNEKPFAFGKSETDSKAIREGGPVLFDPVRELNIAYKMTPSSASLLRLYAKSTVELLADDAVDKFDPTFIVKSDLTFHVFDAVMEIDSVDVATKFSKLADRSSPAWKFGLEVHRVLKRAYGRRSHLVHLRLPPRTSWPLHRGAPEESTKVTVGVVFEPAQMDRRMEYGPPAEEAKEAASFRHFWGEKAELRRFKDGSILECVEWAANLPSQICEEIARYALKRHLNIIKEELLPSGPGFSSVLGLSSLDKEAFDAARQSFSTLERDVRSLEELPLQIRQLSAVSPLLRYSSVKTPAIGFQKGYVTPVDVNLYFEASNRWPENLTAIQETKVELLLDIDRRLTAAHENLVTYLGRENRTVGIENLAYLDIVYENGVAFRLRIHCDLEETLLERQAENKELEYHIRNEATETLANLRWAYVTLPLHTQTMATFCTRLQPLSQSIRLVKHWFDSHKLSGHFGEELIELFVLHVFLQPYPWRLPSSPTVGFLRTLLFLSRWDWRDEPLVVDSAETLTKEDRSSIKRELDLWRKRDPLMHSSTVIFAATSHDRSGQAYSRNGPSKLVASRMTCLAKAACKLVGEEAFRMDPSAVFQASLQDYDFLIHISSKSVKSVICEAAMEAGVKKHSQFKNLDERTGKASLPARAHPVDVFANELQRVYEDTLVIFRGGPEDNVIAAIWNPKLQPRHKFRAGLPFNFCKIDDGEEQDVVDVNRGAVLLEIARAGGDMIKSIDLVDGE; encoded by the coding sequence atggaATCGAGCTTGAAGCGTCGGAAAATCGAGCATCCAGGCTCCGGCTTGCGACATGATGGTCTGATCGACTTTTCCTCTCGAACCTCTCTTCAGGTGTCGACGAGTAGCAACTTCATCCTCCAGACAGACGAACTCTTGAAATCGGTCAGACTGGACGTTAACAAGACGCTCGAGCATTGCAATGGCCATATTTATCGTGTTAAAGAAATCATAGACTCGATTGAGCCCCACGAGGGCCTTCCGGTGAGTTGCTCGCCCAAACGGTTCCCAGCTATTTCAGCATTGCAGCAGGTACTGACGGGTCATACTTTCAAGATTTCCAAAGCTACGTCCATGTTGGAGAAAAAGCACCAAGTTTTCGTCCCCTACCCAGAtccgaggccatcgagcgATGCGCCGTACAAAGTGGCCTACTCCAAACCGTCACAGATCAATGTCGTAGGCAGCTACGTCTCCAAGACCATGGTCAAGACCCAGCCGTCGCTGGCTGTCGATATGGTCGTCCAAATGCCCAGGTCCTTGTTCCAAGACAAGGACTTTATGGACATGCGCTACTACTACCGACGCGCCTACTACATTGCTTACATCGCCGCCAGCCTGCGCAAAGAGGGCATGGCAGAATCGATGGACCTCACCTTTGAATGTCTGAACGAGAATCCCCTCCTACCTCTGGTCGTTCTACGGCCAAAGCAGGCGGTGGACAGTGCAAAAGAAAATGGTGCTGAGCCCGATGCAAAGTCGAACAAGAAGAGCCGCAAGAAGGCGACATATAGCATCCGAATCATCCCGTGCGCCCCTGACCGTCTTTTCCCTTGGGCCAAACTGGCACCCGTTTCGAAATGCAACCGAGCTGGGGAGGGTGACGAGAGCACGGCCAAGTCGATGGCGACACCCTTTTACAACTCGACCCTAAATGCCGAAGGAACCTTTATTCAATATTTGCGCCTTCTCACCAATGCGGCAAACGAATGTCCCGCCTTTGCCGATGCCTGCATTTTGGGCAGAATATGGCTGCAGCAGCGCGGCTTCGGAGGCAACATTTCCCAAGGTGGCTTCGGGCATTTTGAAtgggccgccatcgtcgccctcctaTTGCAGATGGGAGGGCGTAAGGGTCAGGCCGCCCTCTCGACTTCACTCAGCAGTGTTGAGCTTTTTAAAGCCGTCGTCCAGTTTATCTCCACTACCGACTTCAACGAGAAGCCGTTTGCCTTTGGCAAGTCCGAAACGGATTCCAAAGCGATCCGAGAAGGAGGTCCCGTGTTGTTCGACCCCGTCAGAGAGCTGAATATTGCATACAAAatgacgccctcgtcggcaagcttGCTGCGGTTGTATGCCAAGTCGACGGTCGAactgctcgccgacgacgcagtcGACAAGTTTGACCCTACCTTCATCGTCAAATCGGACCTGACTTTCCACGTCTTCGACGCCGTAATGGAGATTGACAGTGTCGATGTTGCAACCAAATTCTCCAAGCTTGCCGATCGGAGCAGTCCCGCCTGGAAGTTCGGTCTGGAGGTCCACCGTGTTCTCAAGCGCGCCTACGGTCGCCGTTCTCACCTCGTTCATCTCCGTCTACCCCCTCGAACCTCGTGGCCGCTCCATCGTGGCGCTCCAGAGGAGAGCACAAaggtcaccgtcggcgtcgtgttCGAGCCTGCCCAGATGGATCGTCGGATGGAGTACGGCCCTCCGGCTGAGGAGGCCAAGGAAGCCGCATCCTTTCGTCACTTTTGGGGCGAAAAGGCCGAACTGCGCCGTTTCAAAGATGGGAGCATTCTCGAGTGCGTCGAGTGGGCTGCCAACCTGCCCTCCCAAATCTGCGAAGAAATTGCCCGGTACGCGCTGAAACGTCATCTCAACATCATCAAGGAGGAGCTGCTCCCATCCGGTCCCGGTttctcctccgtcctcgggcTTTCCTCCCTCGACAAAGAAGCATTTGATGCCGCCCGACAGTCGTTTTCCACTCTCGAGCGTGATGTTCGCAGCCTCGAGGAATTACCGCTGCAAATTCGCCAGCTGTCTGCCGTTTCACCACTCCTTCGTTATTCCTCCGTCAAAACGCCCGCCATCGGCTTTCAGAAAGGTTACGTGACGCCGGTCGACGTCAACCTCTACTTTGAGGCGTCCAACAGGTGGCCCGAGAACCTGACGGCCATTCAAGAGACCAAGGTGGAACTCCTCCTTGACATAGACCGACGTCTGACAGCGGCACATGAGAATCTGGTGACATATCTAGGCCGCGAGAATAGGACTGTCGGCATCGAGAATTTGGCATACCTTGACATCGTTTACGAAAACGGAGTCGCCTTTCGACTTCGGATACACTGCGACCTAGAGGAGACTCTGCTCGAACGTCAAGCCGAGAACAAGGAGTTGGAGTACCACATCCGCAACGAGGCTACCGAAACCTTGGCCAACCTTCGGTGGGCATACGTTACGCTTCCTCTCCACACCCAGACGATGGCCACATTCTGCACCAGACTGCAGCCGCTGTCCCAGTCGATCAGGCTAGTCAAGCATTGGTTTGACAGCCACAAGCTCAGCGGCCACTTCGGCGAAGAGCTCATCGAACTTTTCGTTCTACATGTCTTCCTCCAGCCATACCCATGGAGactcccgtcgtcgcccaccGTTGGCTTCTTGCGGACGCTGTTGTTCTTGTCCAGATGGGATTGGCGTGATGAGCCCTTGGTGGTCGATTCAGCCGAAACGCTGACAAAGGAGGATCGATCCTCGATCAAGCGGGAACTCGACTTGTGGAGGAAGCGCGATCCCCTCATGCACAGCTCCACCGTCATCTTCGCCGCCACCTCCCACGACCGGTCAGGCCAGGCTTACAGCCGCAATGGCCCCTCCAAACTTGTGGCCTCCCGAATGACCTGTCTTGCAAAGGCGGCCTGCAagcttgtcggcgaggaagcctTCCGCATGGACCCATCTGCCGTCTTCCAGGCCTCCTTGCAAGATTACGATTTCCTCATCCACATCTCCTCCAAGTCGGTAAAAAGTGTGATTTGCGAAGCGGCCATGGAGGCCGGCGTCAAGAAACACTCGCAGTTCAAGAATCTCGATGAGCGTACCGGTAAGGCCTCGCTCCCCGCGAGAGCCCATCCAGTCGATGTGTTCGCCAACGAGCTTCAGCGTGTGTACGAAGATACGTTGGTGATATTCCGTGGCGGTCCTGAGGACAACGTCATTGCCGCTATCTGGAACCCAAAACTCCAGCCACGACATAAATTTAGGGCCGGCCTACCTTTCAACTTCTGCAAGATtgatgatggcgaggagCAGGATGTGGTGGATGTCAATCGTGGCGCCGTGCTGTTGGAAATTGCACGCGCCGGTGGTGACATGATCAAATCTATCGACCTTGTTGATGGCGAGTAG
- a CDS encoding nucleoporin, which yields MISTPRLRSGFPTTPAAAAARRRGADEKTPTSVRSESSTAAAADSTRSPTLPLAPEKLARHSATGEPVIPLTFLDGPQQRLYAFAVYVLLWAWKLYDWLQVVEDGDSSWWLFLKWIFIDFSFLYGLPELRIPWLELSQSVVTAVFLSHLVLNYMLMFNIPLPWQSFLLGLVKILYDRELSISEHSVKVSNILNNHSLIMGRQIINILPEGSAVLNPEHVPYCISPKSKAGVALPIFFNATVPAEIELVRIDLETGKEETINVPGREVGKIAKLIREQSADSHATGFNWQYRVKKPGVYRLSKVLDEYKLEVQSTARNTYVVLCPQARIKPVESSRRCIRDLSDLSLEVYGTPPLKIVYRRTINGKDDSFHFQSLQPDGFTSPLLRSLDNPAVGDGDDISWVRPSKVTVGLNESMTTAGEWDYSVEEVKDAFGNVVKYAEMANDVDHAAPKGLAQKFTVKERPKVRMHGCDLRNPIKVAKGHAAKLPVNFGLSGDISDTSHKVTWKFSPLESLTSNGDHGDSTSMGTYSAKNSRDRPLISEPGLYTLSTVSSGECQGEVDEPSSCLLLNPLEPHLSIKSEDIPDKCAGNSIGLRVDLDLVGTPPFTIRYLIVSDGRVENQAHRVPGLRSQLELIPKTAGRHKYIFKSIDDAVYVGIPLEGSDKILEQVVKPAASAVIANRNREIGACLDSQVEVDVDLYGDPPFNLEWEMVHDGKRKTERAVAVEENRYRIKTAALTKGGEYILALSSIQDSRGCRVFLQDQLKISVRRQRPRGGFGQVEQKNSITAVESDTPLRLPLRLQGEAPWTIHYRNLNGTGDMLTKTATNANDHLLVRSRGVYQIMDVNDKQCPGSVDASASTFKVDWFPRPQMFLVETASTERSDDIFIKQEVCEGDVDGFEVELQGTPPYHVQYDISYKPRQGSSAISHKKFDAALTKASISMDTTKAGDYTYQFSGLADNLYNIDKKSNPLVVQQRVNARPSATFSKPGQSFKYCMEEQEQEDKIPIVLTGVAPFYVEVEIKHQAGSPPELYRIPSINSNSYGMPIPREYLRLGTQQLRVRKVRDARGCQQKYELGAPSIQIQLFDAPSIYSLESRQDFCVGERIAYTLSGTPPFDITYEFNGRWNAKSQTTNFRRIAEKPGEFTITSISDKASECRAAVSLHKTIHPLPSVQISRGKQSRVDIHEGNEVDILFEFWGTPPFEFTYTRSSNVKKGQRSVVLETRHDISHEHTKVVKASQEGTYEVVAIKDKFCSFSTQQVEKREGR from the exons ATGATCTCGACTCCCCGCCTGCGGTCGGGGTTTCCGACAACCCCAGCAGCGGCCGCtgcccggcgacgaggcgccgacgagaaaACGCCGACGAGCGTTCGTTCCgaatcctcgacggccgccgccgccgactcgaCCAGGTCGCCGACCCTTCCCCTCGCCCCGGAGAAGTTGGCGAGGCACTCGGCCACCGGCGAGCCCGTCATTCCCCTCACCTTTCTCGATGGCCCTCAACAGCGGCTCTACGCCTTTGCCGTCTACGTCCTGCTCTGGGCATGGAAGCTGTACGACTGGCTgcaggtcgtcgaggacggtgaTTCCTCCTGGTGGCTGTTCCTGAAATGGATCTTCATCGATTTTTCCTTCCTCTACGGCCTGCCCGAGCTCAGGATACCCTGGCTCGAGCTGTCCCAgtccgtcgtcaccgccgtcttcctctccCATCTCGTCCTCAACTACATGCTCATGTTCAACATCCCC CTTCCCTGGCAATCCTTCCTCCTTGGGTTGGTGAAGATTCTCTACGATCGGGAGCTCTCCATTTCCGAGCACAGCGTCAAGGTCTCGAACATTCTCAACAACCATTCCTTGATCATGGGCAGGCAAATCATCAACATCTTGCCTGAAGGCTCCGCCGTCCTCAACCCCGAGCACGTCCCGTACTGCATCAGCCCCAAGTCGAAGGCCGGCGTCGCGCTGCCCATCTTCTTCAACGCCACCGTCCCCGCCGAGATTGAGCTTGTCCGCATTGATCTCGAGACGGGCAAGGAGGAGACGATCAATGTTCCCGGCCGCGAGGTCGGCAAAATTGCCAAGCTCATCCGCGAGCAGAGCGCCGACTCCCACGCGACCGGATTCAACTGGCAGTACCGGGTCAAGAAGCCCGGCGTCTACCGACTCTCCAAGGTTCTGGACGAGTACAAGCTCGAGGTGCAGAGCACGGCCCGGAACACCTACGTTGTCCTTTGTCCCCAGGCCCGCATAAAGCCTGTCGAGTCCTCCCGGCGTTGCATCCGAGACTTGTCGGACCTGTCCCTCGAGGTCTACGGAACGCCGCCGCTCAAGATTGTCTACCGGCGGACCATCAACGGCAAGGACGATAGCTTCCATTTCCAGAGCCTGCAGCCGGACGGATTCACCTCCCCACTCCTTCGGAGCCTGGACAACCCGGCGGTGGGAGACGGCGATGACATCTCCTGGGTGCGCCCCTCCAAGGTCACCGTCGGCCTCAACGAATCCATGACGACGGCTGGCGAGTGGGACTATTCCGTCGAAGAAGTCAAGGACGCCTTTGGCAACGTTGTCAAGTATGCCGAGATGGCCAACGATGTCGACCATGCTGCGCCCAAGGGGCTGGCGCAGAAGTTTACCGTCAAGGAGCGACCCAAGGTCCGCATGCACGGCTGTGACCTCAGGAACCCGATCAAGGTCGCCAAGGGTCACGCAGCCAAGCTGCCTGTCAACTTTGGACTCTCTGGCGACATCTCCGACACCTCTCACAAGGTCACCTGGAAGTTTTCGCCCCTCGAGTCTCTCACGAGCAACGGAGACCACGGCGACAGCACGTCCATGGGCACGTACTCGGCCAAAAACTCGCGCGACAGGCCTCTGATCTCCGAGCCTGGCTTGTACACCCTCAGCACCGTTTCGAGCGGCGAATGCCAGGGAGAAGTGGACGAACCGTCATCCTGTTTGCTCCTGAACCCTCTCGAGCCTCATCTGTCCATCAAGTCGGAGGACATCCCGGACAAGTGCGCCGGGAACTCCATTGGCCTTCGCGTCGATCTTGATCTCGTTGGCACGCCGCCCTTCACCATCCGATACCTCATCGTTTCCGATGGCCGGGTCGAGAACCAGGCTCACCGCGTCCCTGGCCTGAGGTCTCAGCTGGAGCTAATCCCCAAAACCGCTGGCCGCCACAAGTACATCTTCAagtccatcgacgacgccgtctaCGTCGGAATTCCCTTGGAAGGGTCGGATAAGATTCTGGAGCAAGTGGTCAAACCTgctgcctcggccgtcattGCGAACCGCAACCGAGAGATCGGCGCGTGCCTCGATTCGCAAGTGGAGGTGGATGTTGATCTGTACGGAGACCCTCCATTCAATCTCGAATGGGAAATGGTGCACGATGGCAAACGCAAAACCGAACGCGCCGTTGCCGTGGAGGAGAATCGTTATCGGATCAAGACCGCCGCCCTCACCAAGGGAGGAGAGTATATTCTCGCTCTCAGCAGCATCCAGGACAGTCGTGGCTGCCGCGTGTTCTTGCAGGATCAGCTCAAGATCTCCGTGCGACGACAGCGACCGCGCGGTGGTTTCGGCCAAGTCGAGCAGAAGAACAGCATCACGGCGGTGGAATCGGATACGCCCCTCCGCCTGCCTCTACGACTCCAGGGCGAGGCACCTTGGACGATACACTACAGGAACCTCAACGGCACGGGCGACATGCTCACCAAGACCGCCACCAACGCAAACGATCATCTCCTCGTCCGGTCGCGAGGTGTATATCAGATCATGGACGTCAATGACAAGCAGTGtcccggcagcgtcgacgcaTCCGCCTCCACCTTCAAAGTGGACTGGTTTCCCCGCCCGCAGATGTTCCTTGTGGAGACTGCAAGCACCGAGCGGTCCGACGACATCTTCATCAAGCAAGAAGTTTGCGAGGGAGACGTTGACGGgttcgaggtcgagcttCAAG GCACGCCTCCCTACCACGTTCAGTACGATATTTCGTACAAGCCAAGGCAGGGATCGAGTGCCATCAGCCACAAGAAGTTCGATGCCGCCTTGACCAAGGCGTCGATCTCGATGGACACGACCAAAGCGGGCGACTACACCTACCAGTTCTCCGGCCTGGCCGACAACCTGTACAACATTGACAAGAAGTCCAACCCGCTGGTGGTTCAGCAGCGTGTGAACGCCAGGCCGTCGGCTACCTTTTCGAAACCTGGCCAATCATTCAAGTACTGCATGGAAGAGCAGGAACAGGAGGATAAGATCCCGATTGTGCTGACCGGCGTGGCCCCGTTCTATGTCGAGGTTGAGATCAAACACCAGGCGGGGTCACCGCCTGAGCTGTACCGCATCCCGTCGATCAATTCCAACTCGTACGGCATGCCGATCCCGCGAGAGTATCTGCGACTCGGAACTCAACAGCTTCGCGTCCGAAAGGTGCGCGACGCACGAGGCTGCCAACAAAAGTACGAGCTGGGTGCTCCATCCATCCAGATCCAGCTTTTCGACGCACCTTCGATCTATTCTCTGGAGTCAAGGCAGGACTTTTGCGTCGGTGAACGTATTGCGTACACCCTCTCAGGCACGCCGCCCTTTGACATCACGTACGAGTTCAACGGTCGGTGGAACGCCAAGTCCCAGACGACCAACTTCCGCCGCATCGCCGAGAAGCCGGGCGAGTTTACCATTACGAGCATCTCAGACAAGGCTAGCGAGTGTCGCGCGGCAGTCAGCCTGCACAAGACGATCCACCCGCTGCCGAGCGTGCAGATAAGCCGAGGGAAACAGTCCCGTGTAGACATTCATGAGGGAAACGAGGTCGATATCTTGTTCGAGTTCTGGGGTACGCCGCCCTTTGAGTTTACGTACACACGAAGCAGCAACGTCAAAAAGGGGCAACGGAGCGTCGTTCTGGAAACGAGGCACGACATTTCTCACGAGCACACCAAAGTTGTCAAAGCTAGCCAAGAGGGTACGTACGAGGTGGTGGCCATCAAGGACAAGTTCTGCTCGTTTTCCACCCAGCAAGTCGAAAAGAGAGAAGGGCGATGA